The Sphingomonas donggukensis genomic interval GCCACAGGATGTTCATCGCATTGGGGATCAGCAGCAGCGGCCAGGCGAGCGCGGGCGAGGGGCTGAGCAGCCCGAACGCGAACGTCGGCACGGTGATCGCCCAGGCGATCGTCGGCAGCTTCGCGTACCAGCCGCGGTCGGTCTTCCCGAGACGGTCGGCGAACCAGCCGCCCGCGAACACGCCCGCGGTGCCGCCGACCAGCAGGATCGATCCCATGAACTGGCCCGTGGTGATCAGGTCGAAGCCGAAGCTGCGCATCAGCACCGACGGCGTCCACAGCGCCAGGCCGTAGCCGCACAGCGAACTGCACCCCGCAGCGACCGCCATCAGCCAGAAGGCGGGCTTGCGCGCCAGAATGCCGAACGTCTGCCCGACCGGCGCGGCGGCCGTGGCTGCGGGCGCCTTGGGCACGTCGCGCACCACGGATTTGAAGATCGGCGCGAGGATGATGCCCGCCACGCCCATCACGATGAAGGCGGTGCGCCAGTCAACCAGCGCGGCGATGTACGCGCCGAGCAACGTGCCGCCGGCGAGGCCCACCGGCACGCCCAGCGAATAGATCGCCAGCGCCCGTGCGCGCTTTTCGGGCGGGAAATAATCGGCGATCAGCGCATAGGAGGGCGCAACCCCCCCGGCCTCGCCGACGCCCACGCCCAGCCGGAACAGGAACAGCTGCCAGTAACCGGTCGCGACCCCGCACAGCGCGGTGAAGCCGCTCCACACCGCCAGCGATCCCGCGATCACCGCGCTGCGGCTGGTGCGGTCGGCGAGCATGGCGAGGGGAACGCCCAGCACGGAGTAGAGCAGTGCAAACGCAAGCCCCCCGACCGCGCCGAACTGCGCGTCGGTCAGCCCCAGATCGGCCTTGATCGGCTGCGCCAGGATGCCGAGGATCTGCCGGTCGAGGAAGTTGAAGGTATAGACCAGCAACAGCATCGCCAGCACGACATTCGCGCCGGGGCGCCCCCGTTCCGTCTCGCCCGTAGCGTGCATCAGCCTCTCCCTTTCACCCACCTATACGGCAAAGGCCGGGCGCCGCCAGCGGCAGCACCCGGCCTTCCCCCCCATTCTCCGCCCGCGCGGCGGATAGCGAACCTCAGTATTTGACGGTCAGCGTCGCGAACACCTGCCGCGGGTTGCCGTAATAGGCCGTCAGTACGCCCTCGGTCCCCAGCGTCGGGACATAGGCATTCGTCGTCGCGTTGCGCAGAAACTCGCCCGTGTCCGGGTTCTGCGCCAGGAAGTTGTAGCCCGCGACGATATAGCGCTTGTCGGTCAGGTTGCGGCCATGCACGCCGATCGAGATGTTGTCGTTGATGTCGTAGGTGATGTTGGCGTCGAGCAGCGTGTAGGCCGGCTGGTCGAGCATCGGCGTGCGCAACTCGAACTGCTGGCTGTCGCTGCGGTAGGAGACGGTGCCCGAGACGTTGAGCGTGCCGCCGCCGACCTCGCCGGCGTAGGCGAGCGTGCCGCTGGCGGTCCAGTCTGGCGTGTTCTGGAAGCGGCGGCGGCCCGACACGTCCAGCCCGCGCGCATCGATGAAGCGCGTGTACTTGGCATCGAGGTGGCCCGCCGTGCCCGACAGGGTGACGCGGTCGGTTTCCGACGCCAGCCCCTTCAGCAGCACCGCGGTCGCCTCCGCCTCGAACCCGTTGATGCGGGCGCGGCCGGCGTTGGTGGTGACGCCGATGAAGGTCTGCTGCCCGTTGATCGTCGTGCCGATCGATCCCGGCACCTGCACGTCGGTATAGTCCGAACGGAAGCCGGCGAGCGCGAAGTTCAGGCGGCGATCGAACAGCGACGCCTTGTAGCCGACTTCATAGGTGTCGACATTCTCGGGATCGAACGACAGGAAATCATACACCTCCTGGCGGTTGCAGGTGGCGCCGGCCGGCGTGCGGCACGCGGTCGACTGACCGCGCGGATCGAACCCGCCGCCCTTGAAGCCCTTCGAATAGCTTGCGTAGAGATTGTGGTCGGGCGTCGGCTTGAAGCTGATCGACGCGCGCGGCGTGAACTTGGTGAACGACGCATCGCCGCGGAAGTCCGACGTGGTGGCGAACAGCGTGCCGGTACCGCCGAAGAAGGGCGAGCCGCCGTTCAGATACGTCTGGCGCAGCACCTGTGCCTGGCGGTTGTCCCAGGTGTAGCGCCCGCCGACCGACACGCTCAACTGGGGCGAGAAGTCGTAGGTCGCATCGCCGAAGATCGCGACGGTGTCGGTGAAGACGTCGCCGAACGTCGTCGCGGTGACGCCGCCGGGCAGGCGCACGTCGAACACGGTGCGTGCCTTGGCATCGAGATAATAGATGCCGAGCAGGCCCGAGAAGCCGCCGGTGTTGACCAGCAGCTGCGCTTCCTGGCTGAACTGTTCGTTATTGTAGAAGCTCGGCACGTCGACCTGCACCGCGGGCAGCGCGTCGAAGTCGATCGGCGTGGCGGTATCGTCCTTGCGATAGCCGGTGATCGATCGGAAGGTCAGCCAGTTGGTCGGCTGCAGCTCGGCGAACAGCGATCCGCCATACGCCTCGACCCGCTGCTTCGGGGTCACGAGGCCGCCCTGGCTGTCATAGACGTCGGCCAGCACCGGCGCGCCGCTGGCGATGCCGGGGATCAGGCGGTGGCCGCCGCGCGGTGCCGACTTGTCGAGCGTATAGTCGCCCGACAGGCGGAAGAAGGCGGTGGTCGAGGGCTCGTACTGCAGCGTCGCGCGGGCGCCGAAGACGTCCTTGTCGTAGTTCTCTTCGCCCGTCGTCAGGTTCTTGCCGAAGCCGTCGCGCGTCAGCTTGGCGACCGCGCCGCCGATCTTGAAGCCCGAATCGCCCAGCGGCACGCTGCCCGAGATCACGCCGTCGATCTGGTTGTAGCTGCCATAGCTCGCCCGCGCGGTGACGGTCGGCTCGTTGCCCAGCCGGCGCGTGACGTACTTGATCGCGCCGCCGATGGTGTTGCGTCCGTACAGCGTACCCTGCGGCCCGCGCAGCACCTCGACCCGCTCGACGTCGTAGATGTCGAGGACCGCGGCCTGCGGGCGGTTGAGGTACACGTCATCGAGGTACAGGCCGACACCCGCTTCGAACCCGCCGACCGGATCCTGCTGGCCGACGCCGCGGATGAAGGCGCTGAGCGTCGAATTGGTGCCGCGCGACACTTCCAGCGTGACGTTCGGCGTGGTGGCGGCGATGTCGGTGATGTCGATCGCGCCCTGCGTCGCGAGCTGCGCGCCGGTGAAGGCGGTCACCGCGATCGGCACGTCGCGCAGCGTTTCCTCACGACGGCGCGCGGTGACGACGATCTCGTTGGGGTCGCCGGCCTCGGCCGCGGTTTCCTGCGGGTTGGCGACTTCCTGCGCGAACGCCGGCGTGGCGGACAGCGCGGCAAGGCAGGCGCCGGCCTGCAACAGCGAACGTGTGGACGTGACGAAACCGATCATGGACAATCCCCTCCCCAGTGGCACCCCGGCTTTCTGGGAAGCAGGGTTGTGCGTGAACGGCTAAGTCTTTAATGAAAGTT includes:
- a CDS encoding spinster family MFS transporter encodes the protein MHATGETERGRPGANVVLAMLLLVYTFNFLDRQILGILAQPIKADLGLTDAQFGAVGGLAFALLYSVLGVPLAMLADRTSRSAVIAGSLAVWSGFTALCGVATGYWQLFLFRLGVGVGEAGGVAPSYALIADYFPPEKRARALAIYSLGVPVGLAGGTLLGAYIAALVDWRTAFIVMGVAGIILAPIFKSVVRDVPKAPAATAAAPVGQTFGILARKPAFWLMAVAAGCSSLCGYGLALWTPSVLMRSFGFDLITTGQFMGSILLVGGTAGVFAGGWFADRLGKTDRGWYAKLPTIAWAITVPTFAFGLLSPSPALAWPLLLIPNAMNILWLGPVTTAVQHLVPRHMRATASGSFLLINNLIGLGVGPLLMGTLSDMLKSTYGIESLRYAAVGCLAFYALAAVLMTFAIRPLRRDWVEDVA
- a CDS encoding TonB-dependent receptor — translated: MIGFVTSTRSLLQAGACLAALSATPAFAQEVANPQETAAEAGDPNEIVVTARRREETLRDVPIAVTAFTGAQLATQGAIDITDIAATTPNVTLEVSRGTNSTLSAFIRGVGQQDPVGGFEAGVGLYLDDVYLNRPQAAVLDIYDVERVEVLRGPQGTLYGRNTIGGAIKYVTRRLGNEPTVTARASYGSYNQIDGVISGSVPLGDSGFKIGGAVAKLTRDGFGKNLTTGEENYDKDVFGARATLQYEPSTTAFFRLSGDYTLDKSAPRGGHRLIPGIASGAPVLADVYDSQGGLVTPKQRVEAYGGSLFAELQPTNWLTFRSITGYRKDDTATPIDFDALPAVQVDVPSFYNNEQFSQEAQLLVNTGGFSGLLGIYYLDAKARTVFDVRLPGGVTATTFGDVFTDTVAIFGDATYDFSPQLSVSVGGRYTWDNRQAQVLRQTYLNGGSPFFGGTGTLFATTSDFRGDASFTKFTPRASISFKPTPDHNLYASYSKGFKGGGFDPRGQSTACRTPAGATCNRQEVYDFLSFDPENVDTYEVGYKASLFDRRLNFALAGFRSDYTDVQVPGSIGTTINGQQTFIGVTTNAGRARINGFEAEATAVLLKGLASETDRVTLSGTAGHLDAKYTRFIDARGLDVSGRRRFQNTPDWTASGTLAYAGEVGGGTLNVSGTVSYRSDSQQFELRTPMLDQPAYTLLDANITYDINDNISIGVHGRNLTDKRYIVAGYNFLAQNPDTGEFLRNATTNAYVPTLGTEGVLTAYYGNPRQVFATLTVKY